A single genomic interval of Chryseobacterium paludis harbors:
- a CDS encoding MvdC/MvdD family ATP grasp protein has translation MNNKILIITHTGDNFSILKVTEYIEKNGFEVIRFDVDLYPLQNKLSTTFQDGKWISILETPTAKHRLDDIAAVWYRRAYNMGEGLKEEIDAKFYGAAMGEIRTTLFGFLESIDAYALGKPSVYRRLDSKEEQLKIADKIGLKIPETCITNNPDEARSFILKHKNVIGKMQAGFAIYEDGVENVVFTNVIGEEKLEELDTLLYCPMQFQTKIEKKRELRVTVVGRDVYAFEIDSQQFEDAKVDWRKDGVNLIDKWVRTDLPKDIETKVLELLDVYNVDYGALDIIVSPDDEYYFIEINGAGEFFWLDNLTEENLISKSIADVLCDKAPRRNNMVLA, from the coding sequence ATGAACAATAAAATTTTAATAATAACCCATACTGGAGATAATTTTTCAATTCTAAAAGTAACAGAATATATTGAAAAAAATGGCTTTGAGGTTATTCGTTTTGATGTAGATTTATATCCTCTACAAAATAAATTATCAACCACTTTCCAGGATGGAAAATGGATCAGCATTCTCGAAACTCCTACTGCTAAACATCGTTTAGATGATATTGCTGCTGTATGGTATAGAAGAGCCTATAATATGGGGGAGGGCCTGAAAGAAGAAATTGATGCTAAATTTTATGGTGCAGCAATGGGTGAAATTCGCACAACACTTTTTGGATTTTTAGAATCTATTGATGCGTACGCTTTGGGAAAACCAAGTGTCTACAGAAGATTAGACAGTAAGGAAGAACAGTTGAAAATTGCTGATAAAATCGGATTGAAAATTCCTGAAACCTGTATTACCAATAACCCTGATGAGGCAAGAAGCTTTATCCTTAAACACAAGAATGTGATAGGGAAGATGCAGGCTGGTTTTGCAATCTATGAAGATGGTGTAGAGAACGTGGTCTTTACGAATGTTATTGGAGAAGAGAAACTGGAAGAATTGGATACTTTACTCTATTGTCCGATGCAGTTTCAGACGAAAATCGAAAAGAAAAGAGAATTAAGAGTGACTGTTGTAGGCAGAGATGTATACGCTTTTGAGATCGATTCGCAACAATTTGAAGATGCAAAAGTAGACTGGAGAAAAGATGGTGTGAATCTTATCGATAAATGGGTGAGAACAGATCTTCCTAAAGATATTGAAACTAAAGTTCTCGAACTTCTGGATGTTTATAATGTTGATTACGGTGCATTGGATATTATTGTATCTCCTGATGATGAATATTATTTCATTGAAATTAATGGTGCTGGTGAGTTTTTCTGGTTGGATAATCTAACGGAAGAGAATCTTATTTCTAAAAGTATTGCTGATGTTTTGTGTGACAAGGCACCGAGAAGAAATAATATGGTTTTAGCTTAA
- a CDS encoding pyridoxine 5'-phosphate synthase: protein MTKLSVNINKIATLRNARGGETPSVTEAAIKIQEFGGQGITIHPRPDERHITRKDVYDLKPLVTTEFNIEGNPHRSFIDMVLEVKPEQVTLVPDADDAITSNAGWDTKKHLDFLKEIIAEFKNAGVRTSIFLDPKPELVEYAAKTGADRIELYTEAYAKDYLTNKEQAIKPYLETAIAAGEFGLGVNAGHDLSLENLKYFADTIPNLLEVSIGHALVSEALYMGMENTVQAYLKRLAKW, encoded by the coding sequence ATGACAAAACTAAGCGTAAACATTAATAAAATTGCAACTTTAAGAAATGCAAGGGGAGGCGAAACACCAAGCGTTACAGAAGCAGCAATAAAAATTCAGGAGTTTGGAGGACAGGGAATTACCATTCATCCACGACCAGATGAGAGACATATTACAAGAAAAGATGTTTATGACCTGAAGCCTTTAGTAACCACAGAATTTAATATTGAAGGAAACCCACACCGTTCTTTTATCGATATGGTGCTGGAGGTGAAACCTGAACAGGTTACTCTTGTTCCGGATGCGGATGATGCTATAACTTCCAATGCGGGTTGGGACACCAAAAAGCATTTAGATTTTCTAAAAGAAATAATTGCTGAGTTTAAAAATGCAGGAGTTCGTACTTCAATTTTTCTAGATCCAAAACCTGAACTGGTGGAGTATGCTGCAAAAACAGGTGCTGACAGAATAGAGCTGTATACTGAAGCGTATGCAAAAGATTATCTTACAAATAAAGAACAAGCTATAAAGCCCTATCTTGAAACAGCAATTGCTGCTGGTGAATTCGGATTGGGTGTAAACGCAGGACACGATCTGAGTCTTGAAAATTTAAAATATTTTGCTGATACGATCCCTAATCTATTAGAAGTTTCTATCGGGCATGCTTTAGTTTCTGAAGCCCTGTATATGGGAATGGAGAATACGGTTCAGGCCTATCTGAAGAGATTAGCAAAGTGGTAA
- a CDS encoding microviridin/marinostatin family tricyclic proteinase inhibitor has translation MKPKKLKKPFFASFLEKQIQEPEKVTGGGVITSINGDVITIPSKDDITSVLADNVTTVRNDNVTLKYPSDNDEGGPLHPIDPSLPIDHF, from the coding sequence ATGAAACCAAAAAAACTAAAAAAACCATTTTTTGCTTCTTTTCTAGAGAAACAAATTCAAGAGCCTGAGAAAGTAACCGGAGGCGGGGTTATTACTTCCATTAACGGAGATGTAATTACTATTCCTTCAAAAGATGACATTACTTCTGTTTTAGCAGATAATGTAACAACAGTAAGAAATGATAATGTTACATTGAAGTATCCTTCTGATAATGATGAAGGCGGACCTCTTCATCCTATAGATCCATCTTTACCGATCGATCATTTTTAA
- a CDS encoding carboxypeptidase-like regulatory domain-containing protein, protein MRKHYLFILLCVFTLLTNCAGGDDPVMTPQNVGPTAVKTGKLTGKVMSQNGTKPIGGASVFTFDDKYKIYYTTSDADGNFTLEAPVGNHTIHIQTGNGSNFRTEINTTVKDNETLNLDASQTKLNQVAKIAYVKGTYDKIEDIIQTLGYTTTEITNTDLANLTTIAQYDIIFLNCGSRNSYSSNPGLYSVIDTNLATFVANGGSIYASDWDVAYLVGGTTNTNNCSLPGGFVPDTKLCSKNIGSSGTLGATVTNTGLTTALGFNTLNIDYDLGAWQKITNYDPAYWEVLVKETSSNDALMIRTNHFTATGIPTTPIGNAPNSTFVTVCITLPGNIQISISVPQVLVPYLVALGATVGPCSGSSTSGYIYYTTFHNHASGNIGNAGVILQYVILNL, encoded by the coding sequence ATGAGAAAACACTACTTATTTATTTTATTGTGTGTATTCACACTTTTAACAAATTGTGCAGGAGGAGACGATCCTGTGATGACTCCCCAAAATGTTGGCCCTACAGCTGTAAAAACCGGAAAACTTACCGGAAAGGTGATGTCACAAAATGGAACAAAACCTATTGGAGGTGCTTCAGTTTTTACTTTTGATGACAAGTATAAAATCTATTACACTACTTCAGATGCAGATGGTAACTTTACCTTGGAAGCCCCGGTTGGAAATCACACCATTCATATCCAAACAGGTAATGGTAGTAATTTCCGTACGGAAATTAACACAACTGTAAAAGATAATGAAACTTTAAATCTCGACGCCAGTCAAACCAAACTGAATCAGGTTGCAAAAATCGCTTACGTAAAAGGAACGTATGATAAAATCGAGGATATTATTCAGACTTTAGGCTATACCACCACCGAAATTACCAATACCGATCTTGCTAACCTAACTACTATTGCACAGTATGATATTATATTTCTTAACTGTGGTTCAAGGAATAGTTACTCTTCAAATCCGGGACTTTATTCTGTAATTGATACTAATTTAGCAACTTTTGTTGCTAACGGAGGAAGTATCTACGCTTCAGATTGGGACGTTGCCTACTTAGTGGGTGGAACAACCAATACCAATAACTGTTCTCTTCCTGGAGGATTTGTTCCTGATACAAAATTATGCTCTAAAAATATCGGAAGTTCAGGTACACTAGGCGCTACGGTAACTAATACGGGACTTACAACAGCTTTGGGGTTCAATACACTTAATATCGATTATGACTTAGGTGCGTGGCAAAAAATAACTAATTATGATCCTGCTTATTGGGAAGTTTTAGTTAAAGAAACTTCATCAAATGACGCTTTAATGATCAGAACCAATCATTTTACAGCAACAGGAATACCAACTACTCCGATAGGAAATGCTCCGAATTCAACATTTGTAACGGTTTGTATTACTCTTCCTGGAAACATCCAGATCAGTATTTCAGTTCCTCAGGTATTAGTTCCTTATTTGGTTGCATTAGGTGCAACAGTAGGACCATGCTCAGGATCTTCAACAAGTGGGTATATTTATTACACAACTTTCCATAATCATGCTTCAGGTAACATTGGAAACGCCGGCGTAATTCTACAATATGTAATCTTAAACTTATAG
- a CDS encoding mechanosensitive ion channel family protein produces MKDELQDTKDFLQDISDQIHYFVSANVPNDLVLTCQIILKFLFLAGLVYVLDFIFKILVNTIFKYFFDKEKYPVLKSIYQSRITNSIVHLGALSFAEYALKSVFWRHPKSFELLGLIVSVSIIFVIAGMLFRALTALRNYFVIKQDFYKIMALNAISESVKIFGIFILTVVGICVIFGIKGGTILGSLGAITAVLVLVFRDTILGFVTGLHVATSKNMKVGDWIGIPKYNIEGNIADISLLTTKITNFDKTVSTIPTYDLLTTEIKNLQIMSESNTRRIKKSIYFNINSFKFLSDEEIERLKDINLISEYLEGKSVEIRKEKEKLAHKDKIVNGRQLTNIGVFRYYAQKYIENDPDIDKKGVMMVRQLDITPHGLPLEVYCFANDSKWERFEQIQADIFDHLLVASKEFDLQVMQVTVKV; encoded by the coding sequence ATGAAAGACGAGTTACAAGACACCAAAGATTTTTTACAGGATATTAGTGATCAGATCCACTATTTTGTAAGTGCTAATGTGCCCAATGACTTGGTGCTTACCTGCCAGATAATCCTTAAATTTTTATTTTTGGCTGGACTTGTTTATGTATTGGATTTTATTTTTAAAATTCTTGTTAATACTATATTTAAATATTTTTTTGACAAAGAGAAATATCCGGTTCTAAAATCAATTTATCAATCCCGAATTACCAATTCAATTGTTCACTTAGGAGCATTGAGTTTTGCAGAATATGCTTTGAAATCTGTTTTTTGGAGACATCCTAAAAGTTTTGAACTATTGGGATTGATCGTAAGTGTTTCTATTATTTTTGTCATTGCGGGAATGTTATTCAGAGCATTAACTGCCTTAAGGAATTATTTTGTGATCAAACAGGACTTTTATAAGATAATGGCTTTGAATGCTATTTCAGAGTCTGTAAAAATATTTGGTATTTTTATCCTTACTGTGGTAGGTATTTGTGTGATTTTTGGAATTAAAGGTGGGACAATATTAGGAAGTTTAGGAGCTATAACTGCTGTTTTGGTTCTCGTTTTCAGAGATACCATTTTAGGATTTGTTACAGGACTTCACGTGGCAACTTCTAAAAATATGAAAGTAGGAGATTGGATTGGTATCCCTAAATACAACATAGAAGGAAATATTGCAGATATCAGTCTCTTAACCACAAAAATCACAAATTTTGATAAGACAGTCTCTACAATTCCAACCTATGATCTGTTAACTACTGAGATAAAGAATCTTCAGATTATGTCAGAATCCAATACCCGAAGAATTAAAAAATCGATCTATTTCAATATCAATTCTTTTAAATTTTTAAGCGATGAGGAGATTGAACGGTTAAAGGATATTAATTTGATTTCTGAATATCTGGAAGGTAAAAGCGTAGAAATCAGAAAAGAAAAAGAGAAGCTTGCACATAAAGACAAAATTGTAAACGGAAGGCAATTAACCAATATTGGGGTTTTCAGATATTATGCACAAAAGTATATCGAAAATGATCCTGATATAGACAAAAAAGGAGTTATGATGGTTCGTCAGCTGGATATTACTCCGCATGGGCTTCCCCTGGAGGTTTATTGCTTCGCAAATGATTCCAAATGGGAACGTTTTGAACAGATTCAGGCAGATATCTTTGATCACCTTTTAGTCGCTTCAAAAGAATTTGATCTGCAGGTAATGCAGGTAACCGTAAAAGTTTAA
- a CDS encoding microviridin/marinostatin family tricyclic proteinase inhibitor, with protein MKNKSSKKKPFFASFLEKQLKDPQSVTGGGPDITIPERDVVTKPTLDMAHTMKYPSDGDDDAPTV; from the coding sequence ATGAAAAACAAGAGTTCAAAGAAAAAACCATTTTTCGCATCATTTCTTGAGAAACAATTAAAAGATCCTCAATCTGTAACAGGCGGTGGACCAGACATTACAATTCCAGAAAGAGATGTTGTTACAAAGCCAACTTTAGATATGGCTCATACAATGAAATATCCATCTGATGGGGATGATGATGCTCCAACAGTATAA
- a CDS encoding MvdC/MvdD family ATP grasp protein translates to MILCITHSNDFYNIDIFFEYLSSKNIPYFRLNSDHVNHLQEVSINENSFELTDEYGNTVSSNDIKAVWHRKGWRISIPEELDNDYVKIFVNEYGSLRYNLYTALEHVPWINPFEEEKKVDGNKLYQLKIAKKNNLTVPKTLFSNDKEKITAFFHEHCNGKAVAKLHGVISKSMGGEDLLSTTIIDEDNLESISDIAYCPMIFQPYIEKEYELRIMYVDGDFFTGKINNSEHADWRVNQGNYFWSPYELPEDIKAHLSGMMKEMGLYMGAIDMIKGRDGNYYFLEVNPQGEWGMLQKELDFPIAESIADNLIKRMKTNEQ, encoded by the coding sequence ATGATTCTTTGTATCACTCACTCCAATGATTTTTATAACATTGATATTTTCTTCGAATATCTTTCCTCTAAAAATATTCCATATTTCAGATTGAATTCAGATCATGTGAACCATCTTCAGGAAGTCAGTATTAACGAAAATTCATTTGAATTGACAGATGAGTATGGAAATACAGTCAGTTCCAATGATATTAAAGCGGTTTGGCACAGAAAAGGCTGGCGCATCAGTATTCCGGAAGAGTTGGATAATGATTATGTGAAAATTTTTGTAAATGAATATGGAAGTTTGCGATATAATCTTTACACAGCTTTAGAGCATGTCCCATGGATCAATCCCTTTGAAGAAGAAAAAAAAGTGGATGGAAATAAATTGTATCAACTGAAAATAGCAAAAAAGAATAATTTAACGGTTCCAAAAACATTGTTTTCGAATGATAAAGAAAAAATAACTGCTTTTTTCCATGAGCATTGTAATGGAAAAGCAGTCGCAAAACTTCATGGGGTCATTTCAAAATCGATGGGCGGAGAAGATTTACTTTCTACGACAATAATTGATGAAGATAATTTAGAATCAATTTCTGATATCGCTTACTGCCCTATGATTTTTCAGCCTTATATTGAAAAAGAATATGAATTAAGAATCATGTATGTGGATGGTGATTTTTTTACAGGAAAGATCAATAATAGTGAACATGCTGACTGGCGTGTCAATCAAGGAAATTATTTTTGGTCACCTTATGAATTGCCTGAAGATATTAAAGCTCATCTTTCCGGAATGATGAAAGAAATGGGACTTTATATGGGCGCCATTGATATGATAAAAGGGAGAGATGGAAATTATTATTTCCTTGAAGTAAACCCACAAGGAGAGTGGGGAATGTTACAAAAAGAATTAGATTTTCCTATTGCGGAAAGCATTGCCGATAACCTTATAAAAAGAATGAAAACCAATGAACAATAA
- a CDS encoding alpha/beta fold hydrolase gives MEILHSKIFGEEKSSTPLLVFHGLFGMLDNWGSFGKDLGEYLPVHLLDLRNHGRSFHSESMSHDDLADDIANYMDHYGIKKAHVLGHSLGGKAVMQFAIKYPEKVEKLIVVDISPKAYPPHHQGIIKALETVDFNTVGSRNEVEAVLTQYIPEKSTIQFLAKNLYWDDNKKLNWRFNLKTLSEKYNEFVSNAIKFGVFEGETLFIAGEKSNYILPQDEYAIKQQFPKAKIVTVKNAAHWVQADNPVDFSMVVKKFLGLD, from the coding sequence ATGGAAATTTTACATTCAAAAATATTTGGCGAAGAAAAATCGTCTACACCTTTATTAGTATTCCATGGTTTGTTTGGAATGCTCGACAATTGGGGAAGTTTTGGAAAGGATCTGGGAGAATATCTTCCGGTTCATCTTTTGGATCTAAGAAATCATGGACGAAGTTTCCACTCAGAAAGTATGTCACATGATGACCTGGCAGATGATATTGCCAATTATATGGATCATTATGGAATAAAAAAAGCCCACGTTTTAGGACATTCTTTAGGTGGTAAAGCGGTAATGCAGTTTGCCATAAAATATCCGGAAAAAGTTGAAAAGTTAATTGTTGTTGATATTTCTCCAAAAGCATACCCTCCACATCATCAGGGAATTATTAAAGCTTTGGAAACTGTTGATTTCAATACAGTGGGATCAAGAAATGAAGTAGAAGCTGTATTAACTCAGTATATCCCAGAAAAATCGACCATTCAGTTTCTGGCTAAGAATCTGTATTGGGATGATAATAAAAAATTGAATTGGAGATTTAATCTTAAAACACTATCTGAAAAATATAATGAGTTTGTTTCCAATGCGATAAAATTTGGAGTTTTTGAAGGAGAGACATTGTTTATTGCCGGAGAAAAATCCAATTACATTCTTCCACAAGATGAATATGCAATTAAACAACAGTTTCCAAAGGCGAAAATTGTGACGGTTAAAAATGCAGCTCATTGGGTTCAGGCCGATAATCCTGTGGATTTTAGTATGGTTGTTAAAAAATTTTTAGGGTTGGATTAA
- a CDS encoding NAD-dependent epimerase/dehydratase family protein, with translation MVFVTGATGILGRVIILELLKRGKNVRGAKRPTSNLNEVRHSYQFYTENPDDFFNKIEWIDVDFDDINSLENALKGVDEVYHCAAKVSFHPQDGKEMYHTNIKGTERLLFACEGSQVTKFLHVSSVAVLDGFNEKGELDEDSDFNPKIDHPAYAISKHLSEMEVWRASAEGLNTIIINPAIIIGSGNWTQSSGELFSTFEKNNFTFSGGSSYVDVRDVARISIELMENNIFGERFILVSENKRYAEVGNYIRKKLGLKDARILSQAELNAGRTANILFGWLIPKLKMVTKSNIESITSFNTISSQRIKEKLNYQFIPVKDSIDFHLNNYINDKKLNK, from the coding sequence ATGGTTTTTGTAACGGGAGCAACCGGAATTTTGGGCCGCGTAATTATTTTAGAACTTCTTAAGAGAGGTAAAAATGTACGAGGCGCCAAAAGACCCACAAGTAATTTAAACGAAGTAAGACATTCGTATCAGTTTTATACTGAAAATCCAGATGATTTTTTTAACAAGATCGAATGGATAGATGTTGATTTTGACGATATCAATTCACTGGAAAATGCTTTGAAAGGAGTAGATGAAGTGTATCACTGCGCCGCAAAAGTAAGTTTTCATCCACAAGATGGAAAGGAGATGTACCATACAAATATCAAAGGTACTGAACGTCTTTTATTTGCCTGTGAAGGTTCTCAGGTAACAAAATTTCTACATGTAAGCTCTGTGGCTGTTTTAGACGGCTTCAATGAAAAAGGAGAGCTTGACGAAGATTCTGATTTTAATCCAAAAATTGATCATCCTGCATACGCCATTTCTAAGCATTTATCAGAAATGGAAGTATGGAGAGCTTCAGCGGAAGGTTTAAATACGATCATCATCAATCCGGCTATTATCATAGGCAGTGGAAACTGGACTCAAAGCAGTGGTGAGCTTTTTTCAACTTTTGAGAAAAATAATTTTACATTTTCTGGTGGTTCATCATACGTTGATGTTCGGGACGTTGCCAGGATCTCTATAGAACTTATGGAGAATAACATTTTTGGTGAACGTTTTATCTTGGTCTCTGAAAATAAAAGATATGCAGAAGTAGGTAATTATATCCGTAAAAAACTAGGATTAAAAGACGCCCGGATTTTATCCCAAGCAGAGCTTAATGCCGGAAGAACAGCCAATATACTCTTTGGTTGGTTGATTCCTAAATTAAAGATGGTTACAAAATCTAATATTGAATCTATCACTTCATTCAACACCATTTCCAGTCAAAGAATTAAAGAAAAGTTGAATTATCAATTCATTCCCGTAAAAGATAGTATTGATTTTCATCTCAATAATTACATTAACGACAAAAAGCTGAATAAATAA
- a CDS encoding DUF456 domain-containing protein, which yields MDTTLINILCLVLLILGMLGTFLPILPGLLLSLCGLLIYKFGTDADLPMLYIWVFGILTAASAVLNYVIPAKTNKKYGGTKWGSIGSVVGTIVGMFIPIPLGFLIGMFAGVFIGELLHDSKDMDKALKSTKGAFIGFIYGTGFSFVVGVAMFLVVVLDMLDYI from the coding sequence ATGGATACAACGTTAATTAATATTCTCTGTCTTGTTTTATTAATATTAGGAATGCTGGGAACTTTCCTCCCTATTTTACCAGGCCTTTTATTAAGCCTTTGCGGTTTGTTGATTTATAAGTTTGGAACGGATGCCGATTTACCAATGCTTTATATTTGGGTTTTTGGAATCCTTACTGCTGCCTCCGCGGTTTTAAACTATGTAATTCCCGCTAAAACCAATAAAAAATATGGTGGAACAAAATGGGGAAGTATAGGTTCAGTAGTTGGTACCATTGTAGGGATGTTTATTCCTATTCCATTGGGATTTTTAATAGGGATGTTTGCCGGAGTATTTATAGGGGAATTACTTCACGACAGCAAAGATATGGATAAAGCCCTTAAATCCACAAAAGGAGCTTTCATTGGATTTATATATGGTACGGGATTTAGTTTTGTTGTAGGTGTGGCAATGTTTTTGGTAGTAGTATTAGATATGCTCGATTACATTTAA
- a CDS encoding uracil-DNA glycosylase, protein MTWTEILAPIKSTEYFTNLWGKVKQEYATTKVFPPKNQIFRALEITPFDDIEVVIIGQDPYHNDHQANGLCFSVSEQVAAPPSLKNIFIELKDDLGIVRTSKELDDWGKQGVLLLNATLTVRAHTPNSHKDLGWETFTNYIIKEISDKKENVVFVLWGAFAQKKAELIDPAKHFILKSAHPSPFSVYRGFFGSKPFSKINEYLVSKGKKPISW, encoded by the coding sequence ATGACCTGGACAGAAATTTTAGCACCTATAAAAAGCACAGAATATTTTACTAATCTTTGGGGAAAAGTAAAGCAGGAGTATGCAACTACCAAAGTATTTCCACCTAAAAATCAAATTTTCAGGGCATTAGAAATCACACCTTTTGATGACATCGAAGTGGTGATTATCGGGCAGGATCCTTACCATAATGATCATCAGGCAAATGGTTTATGTTTTTCTGTTTCAGAACAGGTTGCAGCTCCACCATCTCTTAAGAATATCTTTATCGAACTGAAGGATGATCTGGGAATAGTAAGAACTTCAAAAGAATTAGATGATTGGGGGAAACAGGGCGTTTTGTTATTGAATGCAACATTAACCGTTCGCGCTCATACTCCCAATTCCCATAAAGATCTGGGTTGGGAGACCTTTACCAATTATATCATTAAAGAAATTTCTGATAAAAAAGAAAATGTAGTTTTTGTTTTGTGGGGAGCCTTTGCACAAAAAAAAGCCGAACTCATAGATCCGGCTAAGCATTTTATTTTGAAATCGGCACATCCATCGCCATTTTCTGTATACAGAGGATTTTTCGGAAGCAAACCTTTTTCAAAAATTAATGAATATCTTGTTTCGAAAGGTAAGAAGCCTATCTCATGGTAG
- a CDS encoding AMP-dependent synthetase/ligase — protein MNLAEAIISKNIEKHPLKSAIGFKSKEVWKELCWKKFSEMIFKTANALKNAGIQENDKVAIYSDNSAEWMMFDLASLSIGAITVPIYSTNNAEQAEYIIRDSQAKAVLVGDQAQYDACFELLSKEDNDLQTIVVTKKAVWIKKENASYLEDFIAKASPKLEISKKEYEDVATLIYTSGTTGTPKGVMLTHGNFVKAFDAHFEFFKFKNFEEELSLAFLPLSHVFERSWSLLSLYGGARVYFLEDPKNIAKALVEIKPTMMCAVPRFFQKIYAGVNDMAAESSPFKKKIFNWALEVGKQTAELRRNDHPAPFGLKIKESIANMLVFSKIKEKMGGRLWFLPCGGASLSPEVTRFFESVGIHVTVGYGLTETTATLTLFPLTHFEHATSGKPLPGVEVRISDNDEIQARGNGIMKGYYNKPEETKAVFTEDGWFKTGDAGKFDDNGNLIITDRIKDLMKTSNGKYIAPQQIENLLTNNNYIQQIVLIAEGRQFVSALIVPNFEFLEDYIKKNNIPFTSWEEIVKKEEIIDLYKNKIKELQEHLADFEKVKKFTLMPAEFDINTGEITPTLKIKRNVVLKRYEDIIEKMY, from the coding sequence ATGAATCTTGCAGAGGCTATTATCAGTAAAAATATAGAAAAGCATCCTTTAAAGTCAGCAATTGGTTTTAAAAGTAAAGAGGTTTGGAAAGAACTTTGCTGGAAAAAATTCAGCGAAATGATTTTTAAAACTGCCAATGCGCTTAAAAATGCAGGAATCCAGGAAAATGATAAAGTGGCTATTTATTCAGACAATTCTGCTGAATGGATGATGTTTGATCTGGCTTCATTGTCTATCGGAGCCATTACGGTACCAATTTATTCTACCAACAATGCAGAACAGGCGGAATATATTATCAGGGATTCTCAGGCTAAAGCTGTTTTAGTAGGAGATCAGGCTCAGTATGATGCTTGTTTTGAACTGTTAAGTAAAGAGGATAATGATCTTCAGACCATTGTTGTCACTAAAAAAGCAGTCTGGATAAAAAAAGAAAATGCATCTTATTTGGAAGACTTTATTGCAAAGGCGTCTCCAAAATTGGAAATCTCTAAAAAGGAATATGAAGATGTAGCTACATTGATTTATACTTCCGGAACCACTGGAACTCCTAAAGGTGTAATGCTTACACACGGTAATTTTGTAAAGGCTTTTGATGCCCACTTTGAGTTTTTTAAGTTTAAAAATTTCGAAGAAGAACTTTCACTGGCATTTTTACCATTAAGCCACGTTTTTGAAAGAAGCTGGAGCTTACTTTCATTGTATGGAGGGGCAAGGGTTTATTTTTTAGAAGATCCTAAAAATATTGCTAAAGCCCTAGTGGAAATAAAGCCAACAATGATGTGTGCGGTTCCAAGATTTTTCCAGAAGATTTATGCTGGAGTAAATGATATGGCAGCAGAAAGCTCACCATTTAAGAAAAAGATCTTTAATTGGGCTTTAGAAGTTGGTAAACAAACAGCCGAATTAAGAAGAAATGATCATCCTGCTCCATTTGGATTGAAAATTAAAGAATCCATTGCCAATATGTTGGTCTTTAGTAAGATCAAAGAGAAAATGGGTGGACGATTATGGTTTTTACCTTGTGGCGGAGCTTCTTTATCTCCTGAAGTGACCCGATTCTTTGAATCTGTAGGAATCCATGTGACAGTAGGATATGGTCTTACTGAAACTACAGCTACGTTAACTCTTTTTCCCTTAACTCATTTTGAACATGCTACCAGTGGGAAACCCTTACCCGGAGTTGAGGTTCGAATTAGCGATAATGATGAAATTCAGGCCAGAGGAAATGGGATTATGAAAGGCTACTATAATAAACCTGAAGAAACGAAAGCGGTATTTACGGAAGATGGGTGGTTTAAAACCGGGGATGCTGGAAAATTTGATGATAACGGAAATCTGATCATTACAGATAGGATCAAGGATCTCATGAAAACTTCCAATGGGAAATATATTGCCCCACAACAGATTGAGAATTTGCTGACCAATAATAATTATATCCAGCAGATTGTATTGATTGCTGAAGGAAGACAGTTTGTTTCAGCCTTAATAGTTCCTAATTTTGAATTTTTAGAAGACTATATCAAGAAAAATAATATTCCATTTACCAGTTGGGAAGAAATTGTTAAAAAAGAAGAAATTATCGATCTTTATAAAAATAAAATAAAAGAACTACAGGAGCATCTGGCAGATTTCGAGAAGGTGAAAAAATTCACCCTTATGCCTGCAGAATTTGATATTAACACGGGGGAAATCACTCCTACTTTGAAGATCAAGAGAAATGTAGTTCTGAAGAGATATGAAGATATTATTGAGAAGATGTATTAG